TTATTTTAAAAATAAAAACAATGGAGAAATTCGTTATGCACAATCCACCTGCGCAGTTTCAGTAAATAAAATTGGTGATAAATATTACATTTCAAACGTATCTACTCACTTGTATGAAAGATCCTCTATCTTGGAAATCATAAATCCTGAGAAAATGGAATTGACTTTAAAATTACCACCTTTTCATCCTGAAATTATAACAAGAGAATATGAAACTCAAAGCAATTTAGGAATAAAGACAATTGCAGATTCTACAGGTGTATCTATTTTAACAAGCTTTGTATATAAGGATAATTTATATTCAATCATAAAAAACTACAAAAACGACTTAATAACTATTTCAAAAGTTGAGAACAATAAATTCAAAACAATACAAACATTGGATGGATTAATTTTAAATGATTCCCCACATATTGTAAAAGAATCGGAAAACCATCAAAAACTTTATTTTCAACATCCTAAAAGTGGTATTTTAGATGTAAAAGACAACAAAATAAAATTTACATTTTACAAAAAACAATTGAAAATATAATCTCGTAAATCTTTGAGTTATTTCTAATCTAACCTCGCAGACAATAGCAATTATAATTCTCTAATAATGAAAAAAAAATATAACACAAAAGTTCAAATACATTTCATTTTATGCATCCTTACCACTTTATTATTTTCATGTGAAACAAAATCACAAAAAAGCGATAGCACATATTTGAATGAAAAGCAGCATTTTCATTCAAAATTAATTAAAAAAGAAAAAGCACCTCAAGAATACGAAGACTTAGTAAGCACAAAAGATCTATTAAAAGTAGAATATCTTTCAAATGGAATTAATTTGAAAGCATTAATTGTCAAAAAAAATCTAGATTCAACGAAGCGAAAACCTATCCTTGTCTATTTACACGGAGGTTTTGCATTGGGAGAACAAGATTTATTAGACTGTCAAGTTTTCACAAAGCAAGGTTACATCGTATTTGCTCCAAGTTATAGAGGTGAAAATGGAAATGGTGGAAACTTTGAATTATTTCAAGGAGAAGTTGATGATGCAAAGGAAGCAATAAAATGGATAGCAAAACAACCATTTGCAGACAGTACTAAAATATATGTATTTGGACACAGTATTGGCGGAGGAATATCTTCATTGCTGTCTTTAGAAAACAATGTTCCAATTGCAAAAAGCGGAAGTAGCGGCGGTTTATATACACAAGATTTTTATGGTTGGGAAGACATAATTCCTTTTGATAATAAAAATCCATTAGAAGGTAAAATGCGTGTTTTAGTAGAAAACATTCCTTCGATGCAGATTAATCATTATGCTCTTGTCGGGAAAGAAGATGAGGGATTATATGATCTAAAAGATGAACTTAACGCTATATCACGTAATTCAAAATTAAAACTTATTTATGTTGATGGAGATCATTTCACAAGTTTAGAACCAGCAATGAAAAAGTTTATTGAAATAATAAATAACGAGAAAAAATAAGATTGAAACGAAAAAAGCATTACTCAAAACTGGAATGGATAAATTCAGCTCAACCATACAACTTCCATCTTACAAATTAAAAAACATTGAACAATATCCAAGTCTATTTCCCTTATCTTTTTTAAGTTAACTAATCCAAATGAAAATCATAGAAGAAGTCTTAAAAATTAAACAAAATTATTTTCCGAGCTAGATAAAACATTGAGGTTTCCCATAAAGAAAATCTTTTTTTGTTTTTGTAATTTTGAAAAATGGAAATCACTTATCTCATCATTGGATGTTTTGCCGGAGGAATTATCGGCGCTATTTTGATTTATTTTGTTTTGAAATCGTCTATGGTTTCAAGAAGTTCTTATGATGAATTGAATTATTTACATATTAAAACTAAAGCTGATTTAGAAAATTTGAATCTGAAAATTCAGGATTTAGATCAAATTATCAAAAATGAAAAAGATTTAAATCTTCAACAATCTGATTTATTGAATGATCTTAAAAATGAGTTCTCCAAAATTTCAGCAGAAAACACTTTTCTCCAAACACAATTTGATGAACAAAAATTTTTAAATCAAAAACAAAACGCTCAAATTGAGTTGATTTTGAATGAAAAACAACATTTGTATGCTAAAAATTCAGAATTATCTGCTCAAAATGAAGGTCTACAAAAATCTTTAGAAACTCAGAAAGAAGAGATTAAAAAAATTCAGGAAGAAGGAAAACTGCAATTTGAAAATTTGGCGAACAAAATTCTAGAAGAAAAAACAGAAAAATTCACAACTGTCAATCAAAATAATCTTAAAAATATCCTTGAACCTTTTCAGGAGAAAATCAACGATTTAAAAAACAAGGTCAACGAAGCTTATGAAAAGGAAAATAAAGAACGTTTTTCTCTGGCTGAAAAAGTGAAAGAATTGGCTTTGCTCAACCAA
Above is a genomic segment from Chryseobacterium mulctrae containing:
- a CDS encoding alpha/beta hydrolase family protein — protein: MKKKYNTKVQIHFILCILTTLLFSCETKSQKSDSTYLNEKQHFHSKLIKKEKAPQEYEDLVSTKDLLKVEYLSNGINLKALIVKKNLDSTKRKPILVYLHGGFALGEQDLLDCQVFTKQGYIVFAPSYRGENGNGGNFELFQGEVDDAKEAIKWIAKQPFADSTKIYVFGHSIGGGISSLLSLENNVPIAKSGSSGGLYTQDFYGWEDIIPFDNKNPLEGKMRVLVENIPSMQINHYALVGKEDEGLYDLKDELNAISRNSKLKLIYVDGDHFTSLEPAMKKFIEIINNEKK